A section of the Ruania halotolerans genome encodes:
- a CDS encoding substrate-binding domain-containing protein, with translation MTASPRAALALRARAVLLAADGISHVEIAARLAVSRQSVVTWRRRYSESGPLGLDDRDRSGRPAATDPWVLVAAALTPEYARTRASSREIAARLGVSAATVSRAWRAHGFMPLDGGAVRLNSVPPLDLNHIELVGIHAAGGSGVAAFRRRRLPGGSEGNRGRSGRRGRRDSDGRPRQEADARDGSVAMTMSHHLAIATIADDDPEAMREFLRAHEDCEVLVTPDAAALGVHRAPDLSTWHAMVRLLAALHERGERAALAFTGPPTVLGDVRRRPTSSEPTSTGSRVTMREVAAAARVSIKTVSNVLTGAKKVGPDTRERVEEAIERLGYQVNTAARQLRTGRRGQVVLAVPEFQVNYFAELAERLIDAGAGRGINILVQMTRGRRERELEIVATARGLADGVIMVAQGMSENDLYKLSASGPFVLLGENVSGASVDHITISNADAAQTAMDHLLASGRRQVALLGSGTTPVAAARVRGCRAAAAAYGLEVDERLLVPAGPWHRDAGELATLDFLDRGVPFDAIVGFNDELALGAARALLTHGIRVPTDVAIVGFDNSQDAAYSTPSITSIAPDMAHIARRALDLIDERQQFGGGARPPVQVTAPYTLAVRESAP, from the coding sequence ATGACGGCGAGCCCCCGGGCCGCGCTTGCGCTCCGGGCGCGAGCGGTACTCCTCGCCGCGGACGGCATCTCGCATGTGGAGATCGCGGCTCGGCTGGCGGTCTCACGGCAGAGCGTGGTGACCTGGCGGCGCCGATACTCCGAATCCGGCCCGCTCGGCCTCGATGATCGGGATCGCTCCGGACGCCCAGCGGCGACCGATCCGTGGGTGCTGGTGGCGGCCGCCCTCACGCCCGAGTACGCCAGGACTCGTGCGAGCTCGCGTGAGATCGCCGCGCGTCTGGGGGTCAGTGCGGCGACCGTGTCCCGCGCGTGGCGGGCACACGGATTCATGCCGTTGGACGGTGGCGCGGTGCGTCTCAACAGTGTTCCGCCACTTGACCTGAACCACATCGAGCTGGTCGGTATTCATGCGGCGGGCGGATCCGGTGTCGCGGCGTTCCGGCGTCGTAGGCTGCCCGGCGGTTCCGAGGGGAACCGCGGTCGATCTGGTCGGCGAGGTCGTCGGGACAGTGATGGGAGGCCTCGCCAGGAAGCGGACGCGCGGGATGGGAGCGTCGCGATGACTATGAGTCACCACCTGGCGATCGCCACCATTGCCGATGACGATCCGGAGGCGATGCGCGAGTTTCTCCGTGCTCACGAGGACTGCGAGGTGCTCGTCACCCCGGACGCGGCCGCGCTGGGCGTACACCGCGCTCCCGACCTGTCGACGTGGCACGCCATGGTTCGATTGCTGGCCGCACTGCACGAGCGTGGCGAGAGGGCAGCACTGGCATTCACCGGACCGCCGACCGTGCTTGGCGACGTGCGCCGCCGTCCAACATCTTCTGAACCGACATCGACGGGGTCTCGCGTCACGATGCGGGAGGTGGCGGCAGCTGCCCGTGTCTCGATCAAGACGGTCTCGAATGTGCTCACCGGCGCCAAGAAGGTGGGCCCAGACACCCGAGAACGGGTGGAGGAGGCGATCGAGCGGCTGGGGTACCAGGTGAATACGGCCGCACGTCAACTCCGCACCGGCCGGCGTGGGCAGGTGGTACTGGCCGTCCCCGAGTTCCAGGTGAACTACTTCGCTGAACTGGCCGAGCGGCTCATCGACGCCGGGGCCGGACGGGGCATCAACATTCTCGTGCAGATGACGCGCGGGCGACGCGAGCGCGAGTTGGAGATCGTTGCGACGGCGCGCGGGCTCGCCGACGGAGTGATCATGGTGGCCCAGGGAATGAGTGAAAACGACCTGTACAAGCTCTCGGCGAGCGGGCCATTCGTCCTGCTCGGTGAGAACGTCAGCGGTGCATCGGTAGACCACATCACGATCAGCAACGCCGATGCTGCTCAGACGGCCATGGACCACCTGCTCGCCTCCGGGCGCCGGCAGGTGGCGCTGCTCGGATCCGGCACCACCCCCGTGGCAGCGGCTCGTGTGCGCGGCTGCCGAGCTGCGGCTGCCGCGTATGGCCTGGAAGTGGACGAGCGCCTCCTCGTTCCGGCGGGGCCGTGGCATCGCGACGCGGGGGAGCTGGCCACCCTGGACTTCCTTGACCGAGGCGTGCCCTTCGATGCGATCGTGGGCTTCAACGACGAGCTGGCGCTCGGCGCTGCCCGGGCACTGCTCACGCACGGAATCCGGGTGCCGACCGATGTGGCGATCGTGGGGTTCGACAACTCCCAGGACGCCGCCTACTCCACTCCGAGCATCACCTCCATTGCCCCCGACATGGCGCATATCGCGCGCCGAGCACTTGACCTCATTGACGAGCGCCAGCAGTTCGGGGGAGGAGCGCGACCTCCTGTCCAGGTCACCGCGCCGTACACATTGGCGGTGCGGGAGTCAGCGCCCTGA
- a CDS encoding carbohydrate ABC transporter permease gives MTATLTQRNLRHGTAAGSSASKGPVHRRLSPWVYAFLVPTVLLFGLYTVWPSLSSVFYSMLDWRGLGTDRSFTGLTNYERALADPLFWRSVGVTLLIIAVTVPVRVALALVLAIMLNNPRLPLARLLRTAFFIPVVATTAIIGIVMGFVLDPSSGPVNALLELIGISPVDFLGSSDTALWSVMGVHIWKWMGITMIYWLAALQTVPVTLYEAAELDGAGAWGRFAHITMPLLVPFTVIIGLLTVVETMQIFDLVLTMTGGGPYFSTMVTEVYIYDQAFAAANPNLGYAATLGVLFGVVTVLLVGSLLLISRTLRARKEVLA, from the coding sequence GTGACGGCCACTCTCACCCAGAGGAACCTCCGCCATGGCACTGCCGCCGGGAGCAGCGCTTCGAAGGGCCCGGTGCACCGACGCTTGAGCCCGTGGGTGTACGCATTCCTGGTGCCCACTGTGCTGCTGTTCGGGCTCTATACCGTCTGGCCGAGCCTGTCCAGCGTCTTCTACTCGATGCTGGACTGGCGCGGTCTGGGTACGGACCGTTCGTTCACCGGCTTGACCAACTACGAACGGGCCCTGGCCGACCCATTGTTCTGGCGGTCGGTCGGCGTGACGCTGCTCATCATCGCCGTGACCGTGCCAGTACGGGTAGCACTCGCCCTGGTACTCGCCATCATGCTGAACAACCCGCGGCTCCCCTTGGCGCGACTCCTGCGCACAGCGTTCTTCATCCCCGTGGTGGCGACCACGGCGATCATCGGAATCGTGATGGGGTTCGTGCTGGATCCTTCCAGCGGTCCGGTCAATGCCCTGCTCGAACTGATCGGCATTTCACCGGTGGACTTCCTCGGTAGCTCTGACACTGCGTTGTGGTCGGTGATGGGTGTGCACATCTGGAAGTGGATGGGCATCACGATGATCTACTGGCTCGCCGCCCTGCAGACGGTCCCGGTCACCTTGTACGAGGCCGCCGAGCTCGACGGTGCCGGCGCGTGGGGGCGCTTCGCGCACATCACCATGCCGCTCCTGGTGCCCTTCACCGTCATCATCGGTCTGCTCACCGTGGTGGAGACGATGCAGATCTTCGACCTCGTGCTCACCATGACCGGCGGCGGACCGTACTTCTCGACCATGGTCACCGAGGTCTACATCTACGACCAGGCGTTCGCCGCGGCAAATCCGAACCTCGGCTACGCAGCGACCCTCGGCGTGCTGTTCGGGGTGGTCACCGTACTCCTTGTTGGCAGCCTGCTACTCATCAGCCGCACGCTCCGGGCACGCAAGGAGGTGCTCGCATGA
- a CDS encoding pyridoxamine 5'-phosphate oxidase family protein, translating into MAQQYPEITDRLRRFIEAQHLYFVATAARDGRVNVSPKGLDSLRIVSPTRAVWLNGTGSGNETAAHLLDTPRMTVMFCSFERQPMILRLYGTARAVHQPDAEWSELYALFPPMRGARNIFVLEIDLVQTSCGYGVPFFEHTGDRPLMDSWAQKRGEEGLITYQQTKNRTSIDGFPTGLPPD; encoded by the coding sequence GTGGCCCAGCAGTACCCCGAGATCACCGATCGCCTACGTCGCTTCATCGAAGCCCAGCATCTGTACTTCGTTGCGACGGCCGCGCGCGATGGCCGGGTGAACGTCTCACCCAAGGGACTCGACTCACTGCGAATCGTCTCGCCCACCCGCGCGGTGTGGCTGAACGGCACCGGGAGCGGCAATGAGACGGCCGCACATCTGCTCGACACCCCGCGGATGACGGTGATGTTCTGTTCGTTCGAACGCCAGCCGATGATCCTCCGGCTGTACGGAACTGCCCGCGCCGTTCATCAGCCGGATGCGGAATGGAGTGAACTCTACGCACTGTTCCCGCCCATGCGCGGTGCCCGGAACATCTTCGTCCTCGAGATCGATCTCGTGCAGACCTCCTGCGGGTACGGGGTGCCGTTCTTCGAGCACACCGGCGACCGGCCATTGATGGACTCGTGGGCACAAAAACGGGGCGAGGAGGGGTTGATCACGTACCAGCAGACCAAGAACCGCACGAGCATCGACGGCTTCCCCACGGGTCTGCCGCCGGACTGA
- a CDS encoding FBP domain-containing protein translates to MNPLTEKQIRTSFVNATRGEASRAVLPDLGAIDWDRLEYLGWRDPKAPLNAYVVLELDEAPRALMLRAPEPGGRRRQAMCAWCEDIVAVDTVGLHVARRAGAPGRRGDTIGTLLCTDFACSAHVRRRPTRAEASTDADRERFVAHRIAGLRERSMRFVAEVCRTR, encoded by the coding sequence ATGAACCCCCTGACTGAGAAGCAAATCCGTACCTCATTCGTGAACGCCACGCGCGGCGAGGCCAGCCGCGCCGTCCTGCCCGATCTCGGCGCCATTGACTGGGACCGTCTGGAGTACCTGGGCTGGCGCGACCCCAAGGCTCCACTGAACGCCTACGTCGTGCTCGAACTGGACGAGGCTCCCAGGGCGCTGATGTTGCGTGCGCCAGAACCGGGCGGCCGCCGCCGGCAAGCGATGTGTGCCTGGTGCGAGGACATCGTGGCCGTCGACACGGTGGGCCTTCACGTCGCCAGACGGGCCGGCGCACCAGGCCGGCGCGGCGACACGATCGGCACGCTCCTGTGCACCGACTTCGCCTGCTCAGCACACGTCCGACGGCGGCCCACCCGCGCAGAGGCAAGTACCGACGCCGATCGGGAACGGTTCGTCGCCCACCGGATCGCCGGCCTGCGCGAGCGATCGATGCGGTTCGTTGCCGAGGTGTGCCGGACGCGCTGA
- a CDS encoding carbohydrate ABC transporter permease — protein sequence MSTRSLTKDTMPLGAPGVRRSRLSRRAVRWTQTVVLAVVALAWVYPLLWILSASVKDAMGIFSSGLSLWPESWHWDNYARAWSDAGFDRYMLNTIIITVATVMIVVVRCAAAGYVIARFRFLGRRLLVGVLAATMFIPTGLFIVPVVELTDLMGLLNTHVGLILALSGSGHVAAVLLYAGFFSRVPKELEEAAVMDGAGFLRTFFRIMLPLSGPITSTVVVLTFLATWNNFFLPLVFTFSVPENRTLAVGMLAFEGTNSTDWSGLAAAASLSLLPILVLFLALQRHFVEGIAGAVKN from the coding sequence ATGAGCACGCGTTCGTTGACCAAAGACACTATGCCCCTCGGCGCACCGGGCGTACGCCGATCACGGCTGTCCCGGCGCGCGGTGCGGTGGACCCAAACCGTCGTGCTCGCCGTCGTGGCTCTCGCCTGGGTCTACCCGCTGCTGTGGATTCTGTCCGCATCAGTCAAGGATGCGATGGGGATCTTCAGTTCCGGACTGTCTCTGTGGCCCGAAAGTTGGCACTGGGACAACTACGCGCGCGCCTGGAGTGATGCCGGCTTCGACCGTTACATGCTGAACACCATCATCATCACCGTGGCGACGGTGATGATCGTGGTCGTGCGCTGCGCGGCGGCGGGATATGTCATCGCTCGATTCCGATTCCTTGGGCGGCGGCTTCTCGTGGGCGTACTCGCCGCCACGATGTTCATCCCTACCGGCCTGTTCATCGTGCCGGTGGTGGAGCTGACAGACCTGATGGGGCTGCTGAACACCCATGTCGGACTGATCCTCGCGCTCTCCGGGAGCGGCCACGTGGCAGCCGTGCTGCTGTACGCCGGGTTCTTCTCCCGGGTGCCCAAGGAATTGGAGGAGGCCGCCGTCATGGACGGTGCCGGATTCCTGCGCACCTTCTTCCGAATCATGCTGCCGCTCTCCGGCCCGATCACCTCGACAGTGGTCGTGCTCACCTTTCTGGCCACGTGGAACAACTTCTTCCTCCCGCTGGTGTTCACCTTCAGCGTGCCGGAGAACCGCACTCTGGCTGTGGGGATGCTCGCGTTCGAAGGCACGAACTCGACCGACTGGTCCGGTCTCGCCGCGGCGGCCTCGCTTTCGCTGTTGCCGATCCTCGTGCTGTTCCTGGCGCTGCAACGGCACTTCGTGGAGGGAATCGCCGGTGCCGTGAAGAACTGA
- a CDS encoding sulfatase family protein encodes MTRPNILLISTDQQRWDALGASGNPHITTPHLDRLAAQGARFTNCYVQSSVCAPSRASLMTSRYLHNHGVWANGVDINPDEQLFTRALTDAGYDCGLVGKFHLGAAQHHRVEPRVDDGFRVFRWSHDPYVRSEANHYHTWLEKTFPGVLDDAMARGGAAAIDTLPTEQHYSRWIGEETIEYLTTGREKDKPFCFVVNFFDPHHGFGSPPEYRGRYDAQALPGPIHSDLSTKPAIYSEASKKSYAGASRGFAEHTDSEIQDIIAHYYAMVTLVDDEVGRILDTLEAEGLAEDTIVIFTSDHGEMLGDHQMLLKGPMMFDCSVRVPLLVRWPSRIQPETVRDELVEWIDLAPTLLAAAGVDAMPRQQGRDLAPLWRTEDAGEAYRDSNEGSGSAADTSAWEDRNWVLSEYRNSCWPYDPPVHTTMLRQGDWKIVVHHGPPSTARAREGELYDLANDPHEQVNLWNAPEADGTRLELERMLLDVLVATEDRSQRRLSEF; translated from the coding sequence ATGACTCGCCCGAACATCCTGCTCATCAGCACCGACCAGCAGCGCTGGGACGCCCTCGGCGCCTCTGGAAACCCGCACATCACGACCCCGCACCTTGACCGGCTCGCCGCCCAGGGCGCCAGGTTCACGAACTGCTACGTGCAATCGTCGGTGTGCGCACCCTCGCGCGCCAGCTTGATGACTAGCAGATACCTGCACAATCACGGCGTGTGGGCCAACGGCGTGGACATCAACCCGGACGAACAGCTGTTCACTCGGGCTCTGACCGACGCCGGGTACGACTGCGGGTTGGTCGGCAAGTTCCATCTCGGCGCTGCCCAACACCACCGGGTCGAGCCCCGGGTGGATGACGGGTTCCGGGTATTCCGGTGGTCGCACGACCCCTACGTGCGCAGTGAGGCGAACCACTATCACACCTGGCTGGAGAAGACCTTCCCTGGGGTGTTGGATGACGCGATGGCGCGGGGTGGGGCAGCGGCGATCGACACCCTGCCCACCGAGCAGCACTACAGCCGCTGGATCGGCGAGGAGACCATCGAGTACCTCACTACCGGGCGGGAGAAGGACAAGCCGTTCTGCTTCGTGGTGAATTTCTTCGATCCGCACCACGGGTTCGGTTCCCCGCCGGAATACCGCGGGCGCTACGACGCCCAGGCGCTCCCCGGTCCCATCCACTCGGACCTCTCCACCAAGCCCGCAATCTACAGCGAGGCTTCGAAGAAGTCCTACGCCGGCGCCTCACGGGGCTTCGCCGAGCACACAGACTCCGAGATTCAAGACATCATCGCCCACTACTACGCGATGGTGACCCTCGTGGACGACGAAGTGGGGCGGATTCTGGACACTTTGGAGGCAGAAGGGCTGGCCGAGGACACCATCGTCATCTTCACCAGCGATCACGGCGAGATGCTCGGCGACCACCAGATGCTGCTCAAGGGGCCAATGATGTTCGACTGCTCAGTCCGGGTGCCTCTGCTCGTGCGTTGGCCGAGTCGGATCCAGCCCGAGACTGTTCGCGATGAATTAGTCGAGTGGATCGACCTCGCCCCCACGCTACTCGCCGCCGCCGGGGTGGACGCGATGCCGAGGCAGCAGGGCCGGGATCTGGCACCGTTGTGGCGCACCGAGGATGCCGGCGAGGCCTACAGGGACAGCAACGAGGGTAGCGGTAGCGCCGCGGACACGAGCGCCTGGGAGGACCGGAACTGGGTGCTCTCGGAGTACCGGAACAGTTGCTGGCCCTACGACCCCCCGGTGCACACCACGATGCTGCGCCAGGGCGATTGGAAGATCGTGGTGCACCACGGACCGCCGTCCACAGCACGCGCGCGAGAAGGCGAACTCTACGACCTCGCGAACGACCCACACGAGCAGGTGAACCTGTGGAACGCTCCGGAAGCCGATGGCACACGCCTGGAGCTGGAGCGGATGCTGCTGGACGTCCTCGTGGCCACCGAGGACCGGTCCCAGCGTCGCCTCTCGGAGTTCTGA
- a CDS encoding ABC transporter substrate-binding protein, whose translation MIIPSRRTVLGASAAAAIAAALAGCNRSSAGSGSSEGATDSGVLQWWDHFEPLEGAIQGVFAAWAEDGGAQVERTVYNPNDMGEALQLALGSDQMPDVFSNLTGIPTPALVSRELISPVALNAEAQAAMEGLLVEGVSIFEGEVYSVPIFTHRQHSSLTWFVSEEVERAGGDPDAMTFSWEEFRRICREITAAGQMSGWVTNIAFDGRLEEHLIDLAQGAGQPLAFNTSGASSPEITDPRTGDYVFHGDGFVDALEFLQSLIADGVMLPASTSLDAKEARARWAAGEAAVFFDGPWNPGVLSGQFADFLPRISVANMPTPDGAGYSARGPATGQFWQSATSSHGEAVNELFSLLTTPDFALALAQNMDQPPADLSVVAEADVDPSYARAIDIYSQWCRLAPSPLARNSAVGSVIAEMEEIRPTLGEIVQGYLGGDIDDARVALTTYSDGLSAERDRAIETVTADGTEVSIDDWIFSDYQLGTDYDPEKY comes from the coding sequence ATGATCATCCCGAGCCGACGCACAGTTCTCGGCGCGTCCGCTGCCGCCGCGATCGCCGCTGCTCTCGCCGGCTGCAACCGCTCCTCAGCAGGTTCCGGCTCAAGTGAGGGAGCAACCGACTCTGGCGTCTTGCAGTGGTGGGACCACTTCGAGCCGCTGGAGGGAGCGATACAAGGAGTCTTCGCGGCCTGGGCCGAGGACGGAGGTGCGCAGGTGGAGCGCACCGTCTATAACCCGAACGACATGGGTGAGGCACTCCAGCTCGCGCTGGGTAGCGACCAGATGCCCGACGTGTTCAGCAACCTCACCGGTATTCCGACCCCCGCTTTGGTCTCGCGCGAGTTGATCTCCCCGGTGGCTCTCAACGCCGAAGCCCAGGCGGCGATGGAAGGGCTGCTCGTCGAAGGCGTGAGCATATTCGAGGGTGAGGTCTACTCAGTACCGATCTTCACCCACCGACAGCATTCCAGTCTGACCTGGTTCGTCTCCGAGGAGGTCGAGCGTGCAGGCGGCGACCCAGACGCGATGACGTTCAGCTGGGAGGAGTTCCGCAGGATCTGCCGCGAGATCACCGCCGCCGGGCAGATGTCCGGCTGGGTCACCAACATCGCTTTCGACGGCCGTCTCGAGGAGCACCTGATCGACCTGGCGCAGGGGGCGGGCCAGCCACTCGCGTTCAACACCTCCGGCGCCTCCTCTCCCGAGATCACCGACCCGCGGACCGGTGACTACGTGTTCCACGGCGACGGCTTCGTGGACGCACTGGAATTCCTGCAATCGCTCATCGCCGACGGCGTCATGCTGCCCGCCTCAACCTCGCTGGATGCCAAGGAGGCGCGGGCCCGGTGGGCTGCCGGCGAGGCGGCGGTCTTCTTCGACGGTCCGTGGAACCCGGGCGTGCTGAGCGGACAGTTTGCCGACTTCCTGCCGCGCATCTCGGTAGCGAATATGCCCACCCCCGACGGCGCGGGCTACTCCGCCCGTGGCCCCGCCACCGGGCAGTTCTGGCAATCGGCCACCAGCTCGCATGGAGAGGCCGTGAACGAACTGTTCTCCCTCCTGACCACCCCGGACTTCGCACTGGCGCTGGCGCAGAACATGGATCAGCCGCCCGCTGATCTCTCCGTGGTGGCCGAAGCGGACGTGGACCCGTCCTACGCCCGCGCCATCGACATCTACAGCCAGTGGTGCCGGTTGGCACCCAGTCCGCTGGCCCGCAACTCGGCCGTCGGATCGGTCATCGCCGAGATGGAAGAGATCCGCCCCACTTTGGGGGAGATCGTCCAGGGCTATCTCGGTGGCGACATCGACGATGCACGGGTGGCGCTGACCACCTACAGCGACGGCCTCAGCGCCGAGCGTGACCGTGCGATCGAAACCGTGACGGCGGACGGAACCGAGGTGTCCATCGATGACTGGATCTTCAGCGACTACCAACTCGGGACCGACTACGATCCGGAGAAGTACTGA
- a CDS encoding HNH endonuclease signature motif containing protein, whose protein sequence is MFEIVDVPDGEFSVDIGVPSPQSFTALERRMAALVVARSQEPTEERLRTHPTGATLLTQLERLDIDQLGEAALEETVAAARRIASVAQQIEMRAAATLASRESMNPGALAQRTTGPATVAGDCLALRLRCSKREAHSLIERGWALATYLTRTNDALATGQIDNARAAAIADGLRHVPWQVAIAVEDRVIERAPNRTAVQVRADVAAALIAVDPVEAQARAQARRRERRVSRPRAHPDGVASLRVEGPAPDVLALDIALDSAARAAKARGDARTLDQLRFDTLTGLGHHALATGAFTIRGQSSGELSTRDQRTGEHSTRRNNRGKSAPGRGGFSAPPCTDTTVPLATINGHRPRIQVTIALDQLLPDRSDDAELTETASSAGGPTGHEEPDVSGPVSKPGPAEVPIAQVPVLDGYGPIAPATARALAAGGIWRRLVTDPLTGAPVDVGTTRYRPPAAMARRIRARDRTCVRPGCTHRAEESPLDHTVPYSARGDGGTTGDHNLGALCTRDHLIKTHGDFAVSQPEPGIFNWTTPSGHRYRRERDGTTTDRGFERPSMPGYGSRTDEEPPF, encoded by the coding sequence ATGTTCGAGATCGTCGATGTTCCTGACGGGGAGTTCTCCGTCGACATCGGCGTGCCCAGCCCACAGTCCTTCACTGCCCTGGAACGGCGGATGGCCGCCCTGGTCGTGGCGCGTTCGCAGGAGCCAACCGAGGAGCGGTTGCGTACCCATCCCACCGGCGCCACGCTCCTCACTCAGCTCGAACGTCTCGATATCGATCAACTTGGCGAGGCCGCACTCGAGGAAACCGTCGCCGCGGCTCGCCGGATCGCTTCTGTGGCGCAGCAGATCGAGATGCGTGCCGCCGCCACACTCGCCAGCCGGGAATCGATGAATCCCGGCGCACTCGCCCAGCGCACCACTGGCCCTGCAACAGTGGCAGGAGACTGCCTCGCGCTGCGTCTGCGATGCAGCAAACGTGAGGCGCATTCACTGATCGAGCGAGGCTGGGCGCTGGCCACGTATCTGACCCGCACCAACGACGCCCTGGCCACTGGGCAGATTGACAACGCACGGGCTGCAGCGATCGCCGATGGGCTTCGACACGTACCGTGGCAAGTTGCCATCGCGGTCGAAGACCGCGTCATCGAGCGTGCCCCCAACCGGACCGCCGTCCAGGTGCGCGCCGACGTGGCTGCCGCGCTGATTGCCGTGGACCCTGTCGAAGCGCAGGCCCGGGCGCAGGCACGCCGCAGGGAACGTCGAGTCAGCCGGCCGCGTGCACACCCCGACGGCGTCGCTTCCCTGCGAGTGGAAGGCCCCGCGCCGGACGTCCTTGCCCTGGACATCGCACTCGACAGCGCAGCACGCGCAGCCAAGGCCCGTGGCGACGCCCGCACACTGGACCAACTCCGCTTCGACACCCTCACCGGCCTCGGCCACCACGCACTCGCCACCGGTGCCTTCACCATCCGTGGGCAGAGCAGCGGAGAGCTCAGCACCCGTGATCAGCGCACCGGCGAGCACAGCACCCGCAGGAACAACCGCGGGAAGTCGGCGCCGGGACGCGGTGGTTTCTCGGCACCCCCGTGCACCGATACCACCGTGCCACTGGCCACGATCAACGGCCACCGCCCACGCATTCAGGTGACCATCGCTCTCGACCAGCTCCTACCCGACCGTTCCGACGACGCAGAGCTGACAGAGACTGCATCGTCAGCGGGCGGCCCGACTGGTCACGAGGAACCAGACGTCAGCGGCCCAGTCAGCAAGCCCGGCCCAGCAGAGGTCCCGATTGCGCAGGTTCCCGTACTCGACGGCTACGGCCCCATCGCCCCAGCAACCGCCCGCGCCCTTGCCGCCGGCGGCATCTGGCGACGTCTCGTCACTGACCCGCTCACTGGCGCCCCCGTCGACGTCGGCACCACCCGGTACCGACCACCCGCCGCGATGGCCAGGAGGATCCGCGCGCGTGACCGCACCTGCGTTCGGCCAGGCTGCACCCATCGCGCCGAGGAATCCCCGCTGGACCACACCGTGCCATACAGCGCCCGCGGAGACGGCGGAACGACCGGCGATCACAACCTCGGCGCCCTGTGTACCCGCGACCACCTCATCAAAACCCATGGCGACTTCGCTGTGAGCCAACCCGAACCCGGCATCTTCAACTGGACCACACCGTCCGGCCACCGATACCGCAGGGAACGCGATGGCACCACGACCGACCGAGGCTTCGAGCGCCCAAGCATGCCCGGATACGGTTCACGCACTGATGAGGAGCCACCCTTCTGA
- a CDS encoding acylphosphatase, translating into MGAVKWRPSGRKPPATRESRPSAHVARRVSVTGRVQGVNFRASCRRAAEPLGVTGWVRNLPDGTVEVWVEGTPGAVDDLVEWLATGPPRARVSAREIFEEEPAGHPSFEIRR; encoded by the coding sequence ATGGGAGCGGTGAAGTGGAGACCGAGTGGCCGTAAACCGCCCGCAACGCGCGAGTCTCGCCCCAGTGCGCACGTGGCCCGTCGGGTGTCTGTGACCGGCCGAGTTCAGGGCGTGAACTTCAGGGCGTCCTGTCGCCGCGCCGCCGAACCTCTCGGTGTCACGGGCTGGGTTCGCAATTTGCCCGATGGCACTGTGGAGGTCTGGGTGGAAGGCACACCCGGCGCCGTCGACGACCTGGTGGAATGGCTGGCCACCGGTCCCCCGCGGGCACGGGTGAGCGCCCGGGAGATCTTCGAAGAAGAACCCGCCGGTCACCCCTCGTTCGAGATCCGTCGCTGA